From one Bacteroides eggerthii genomic stretch:
- a CDS encoding chondroitinase family polysaccharide lyase, translating into MTQKNVLLFLILLYFSSPAVAQLTGFEKEVPQNFKSSNGQELALSSLYYKEGNKSLEWNFSPNSILNIPSESVFTLNDDNGITLWIYNEEPQQDTLRFEFYSPTGHVSYHFGFRLYSAGWRACWISFKYMQGDKKEKEIAGYRIVAPNRTGRIFLDRLTFPVQKINDRTTPDLQMPTNNSLTYRDLWHWCRVWQWEQYRYDLPLSKALTTTEKQELATIEARLTEALDIKKAPRKDVSKAYNTFKTAAIRPSGNGFTGAPIVAPDELNRQKGEISLNDLEDMLSGFAYDACYNHSAQSMKNYFLVWDYAINQGFAFGSGMGTNHHYGYQIRKIYTTAWLMRDAIWKAPNRDNILSALIFWSALQETRIPYQYGRDELLDSWHTLLMPKTISALMFVDERERARALTGLSRWLSGSLQYSPGTIGGIKVDGTTFHHGGFYPAYTTGVLAMVGQFIALTSHTQYVPTQEARQVLKSAFISMRNYSNSREWGIGISGRHPFGGGMKDDDVKAFAYLALSGDLSGEGNTFDHHLAADYLRLCDKDTPEAEYFKKKGITPAKAPQGFFVYNYGSTGIFRRNDWMVTLKGYTTDVWGAEIYKKDNRYGRYQSYGSVQIMGYPSRIASGYDENGWDWNRLPGTTTIHLPFELLDSPLPGTTMAHSKENFSGSSALEGKNGMFAMKLMERNLKNFTPDFVARKSVFCFDNRMICLGTGISNSNASFPTETTLFQSTFQKGKTDIHVDGKLRNEAFHQTLDDKKRHYIQDGYNNYYFINGNDVQIQIAHQVSRHEKNRTETQGTFASAYINHGVSPQNAQYEYMVLVQPTPKELKAVRRKAPYRILHKDDTAHVVADNQTGITAYAAFEAYSPAKDEIFLSIPAETMVMQKQAGSKLLLSVCDPNLNISEKTYTTKEPSRPIEKKLILKGKWRSTAPNNKITVHSNQTETVLIVTCQHGQPVEFTLSRE; encoded by the coding sequence ATGACGCAGAAAAACGTTCTACTATTTCTAATCTTACTCTACTTCAGTTCGCCTGCTGTTGCACAACTTACAGGCTTTGAAAAAGAAGTTCCCCAAAACTTCAAGAGTTCCAATGGACAAGAGTTAGCTTTATCTTCATTATACTATAAGGAGGGTAATAAAAGCCTGGAATGGAACTTCTCCCCAAACAGTATATTAAACATTCCGTCCGAATCTGTCTTTACCTTGAATGACGACAATGGAATTACTTTATGGATTTACAATGAAGAGCCTCAGCAAGACACCTTGCGTTTTGAGTTTTATTCTCCTACGGGACACGTTTCCTACCATTTTGGCTTCCGGCTGTATTCTGCCGGATGGCGTGCCTGCTGGATAAGCTTCAAATACATGCAGGGAGATAAAAAAGAAAAAGAAATAGCCGGATATCGCATCGTTGCTCCCAACCGCACAGGACGTATCTTTTTAGACCGTCTGACCTTCCCGGTACAGAAAATTAATGACCGCACTACTCCGGATTTACAAATGCCGACCAACAACTCGCTTACTTATCGCGATCTATGGCATTGGTGTCGTGTCTGGCAGTGGGAACAATACCGATACGACCTACCTTTGAGCAAAGCACTGACCACAACCGAAAAACAAGAGCTGGCTACCATAGAAGCGCGACTTACCGAGGCGCTTGACATTAAAAAAGCGCCTCGAAAAGATGTGTCAAAAGCCTATAATACATTCAAAACAGCTGCTATCCGCCCATCCGGAAATGGTTTCACCGGCGCTCCTATTGTCGCCCCCGATGAGCTAAACCGCCAAAAAGGAGAAATCTCCTTAAATGATCTGGAAGATATGCTATCAGGATTTGCATACGACGCCTGCTACAATCACTCCGCCCAATCCATGAAGAATTACTTCCTTGTCTGGGATTATGCCATCAATCAAGGTTTTGCCTTTGGCAGCGGCATGGGGACCAACCATCACTATGGTTATCAGATCAGGAAAATATATACCACAGCATGGCTGATGCGTGATGCCATTTGGAAAGCTCCCAATAGGGACAACATTCTTTCTGCACTCATTTTCTGGTCTGCACTGCAAGAAACAAGAATACCTTATCAATATGGTCGGGACGAGCTTTTAGACAGCTGGCATACTTTGCTAATGCCCAAAACCATATCTGCTCTTATGTTTGTGGACGAAAGAGAAAGGGCACGCGCCCTAACAGGACTTTCAAGATGGTTGAGCGGCTCTTTGCAATACAGCCCGGGCACAATAGGAGGAATCAAAGTGGACGGAACAACTTTCCATCATGGAGGATTCTACCCGGCCTATACTACCGGAGTGCTTGCCATGGTGGGACAGTTCATCGCACTCACCAGCCACACCCAATACGTTCCTACTCAGGAAGCACGCCAAGTCTTAAAATCCGCTTTTATATCTATGCGCAACTACTCCAACAGTCGCGAATGGGGCATCGGCATCAGTGGAAGACACCCTTTCGGAGGTGGCATGAAAGATGATGACGTAAAAGCATTTGCCTACCTTGCCCTTTCCGGCGATTTATCGGGAGAAGGCAATACATTCGACCACCATTTGGCAGCCGACTATCTGAGACTTTGCGACAAGGATACTCCGGAAGCAGAATATTTTAAAAAGAAAGGTATTACCCCTGCAAAAGCTCCACAAGGCTTTTTTGTATACAATTACGGTTCGACAGGAATCTTCCGTCGTAACGACTGGATGGTGACCTTAAAAGGATATACTACCGACGTATGGGGAGCCGAGATCTATAAAAAAGACAACCGGTACGGACGTTACCAAAGTTATGGTTCCGTCCAAATCATGGGATATCCCTCGCGCATAGCCAGCGGCTATGATGAAAACGGGTGGGATTGGAATCGTCTGCCTGGAACAACCACCATACATTTACCATTCGAACTATTGGACAGCCCGCTACCCGGAACCACAATGGCCCACTCCAAAGAAAACTTCTCCGGCAGCAGTGCATTGGAAGGGAAAAACGGTATGTTCGCCATGAAGCTAATGGAACGCAACCTGAAAAACTTTACTCCGGATTTCGTTGCCCGCAAATCAGTCTTTTGCTTTGATAACCGTATGATATGCCTAGGCACAGGTATCAGTAACAGCAATGCATCTTTTCCAACCGAAACAACTCTTTTTCAAAGTACATTCCAAAAAGGGAAAACCGACATTCATGTGGACGGAAAGCTGAGAAACGAGGCCTTTCACCAGACATTAGATGACAAAAAACGCCATTATATTCAGGACGGATATAATAATTATTATTTTATCAACGGCAACGACGTGCAGATACAAATTGCTCACCAAGTATCGCGACACGAAAAAAACCGCACTGAAACACAGGGAACCTTTGCCTCTGCCTATATCAATCATGGAGTATCACCGCAAAATGCCCAATACGAATACATGGTACTGGTACAGCCCACACCTAAAGAGTTGAAAGCAGTCCGTCGGAAAGCACCCTACCGGATCCTCCATAAAGATGATACTGCCCACGTGGTCGCCGACAATCAAACCGGTATTACCGCCTATGCAGCTTTTGAGGCTTACTCTCCTGCAAAAGATGAGATATTCCTCTCCATCCCGGCAGAAACAATGGTAATGCAAAAGCAGGCAGGCTCCAAACTTTTACTCAGTGTATGCGATCCGAACTTGAATATATCCGAGAAAACCTACACGACCAAAGAGCCCAGCCGTCCGATTGAAAAGAAATTAATTCTTAAAGGGAAATGGAGAAGTACAGCTCCCAATAACAAAATAACCGTACATTCCAATCAGACAGAAACTGTTCTCATTGTAACTTGCCAACATGGGCAACCCGTAGAATTCACATTATCACGTGAATAA
- a CDS encoding RagB/SusD family nutrient uptake outer membrane protein, producing the protein MEKFYNILRKALVIIGVFSMTSCDFLETEPFDFVSPTTFYRNESECTMALAAVYYPMATNILYGNFYSTEMTNIDDLSYYTRNSNFSGKLWANDYTSSTKEIWDIWAQLYTGIKNANGLLENIDKAEMDEPIKNRIKGEAKFLRAYYHFLLVQAFYEVPIRKQSLDDINAASIPATPHAEALDWIIEEMEDCLSLVDNKEYDKSPSHVKENTVYGILARVCLWRAGAPSNGGEAFYKKAAQYANEVYKSKKHDLNPDVYAMWKCMATDKYDTQYNESIWEVEFIGTRLDNNYTESRIGNTIGNAQRNGEASGKGYTYAFYAGTLVLWDLFEKNSTDKRRDLSMAPYYLNAKDAQVKWKKHEITMRRCGKFRREWETAEAKNKNWTPENYPILRYADVLLMLAEAENEVNKQPTDLAYTALNLVRKRAGIPEVKNLSYDQFQQEVRDERARELCFESIRKFDLVRWGIYTDRMQNVLGAAAADKRWNSQSQSDVKADKTGGKYNFAGTVAAKTEEKHQFYPIPNKELSVNTKLEQNKWWK; encoded by the coding sequence ATGGAAAAATTCTATAATATCCTCAGAAAAGCCCTTGTCATCATTGGAGTATTCTCTATGACTTCATGCGACTTCCTCGAAACCGAACCTTTCGACTTTGTTTCTCCCACTACATTCTACAGAAACGAGTCTGAATGTACAATGGCACTTGCTGCCGTATACTATCCAATGGCCACCAATATCCTTTATGGAAATTTCTATTCAACAGAAATGACGAATATTGATGACCTAAGCTACTACACCCGTAACTCCAATTTTTCCGGAAAACTATGGGCAAATGACTATACCAGCAGCACCAAAGAGATCTGGGATATCTGGGCGCAATTATATACCGGAATTAAAAATGCCAACGGCCTGCTTGAAAATATCGATAAAGCAGAGATGGATGAACCTATAAAAAACAGGATTAAAGGTGAAGCAAAATTCCTCCGAGCCTATTATCATTTCCTGCTGGTACAAGCTTTCTATGAAGTTCCTATCCGCAAGCAGTCTTTAGACGACATTAATGCTGCCAGCATACCGGCCACCCCCCACGCTGAAGCCTTAGACTGGATTATTGAGGAAATGGAAGACTGCCTTTCTTTAGTTGACAATAAAGAATATGATAAAAGTCCTTCTCACGTAAAAGAGAACACCGTATATGGTATTCTGGCACGTGTGTGCTTATGGCGGGCAGGAGCACCGTCCAATGGCGGAGAGGCTTTCTACAAAAAAGCAGCCCAATATGCCAACGAAGTCTATAAATCCAAAAAACATGATTTGAATCCCGATGTATATGCCATGTGGAAATGTATGGCTACGGATAAGTATGACACCCAGTATAACGAATCCATCTGGGAAGTGGAATTTATAGGAACCCGTCTGGACAATAACTATACAGAAAGCCGTATTGGCAATACCATCGGTAACGCGCAAAGAAACGGTGAAGCGTCAGGTAAAGGTTATACCTACGCTTTCTACGCAGGCACACTGGTACTTTGGGACTTATTCGAGAAAAATAGCACAGATAAACGTCGTGACCTTTCCATGGCACCTTATTACCTGAATGCAAAAGATGCACAAGTGAAATGGAAAAAACATGAAATTACCATGCGCCGTTGCGGAAAGTTCCGCCGCGAATGGGAAACAGCCGAAGCCAAAAATAAAAACTGGACTCCCGAAAACTATCCGATTCTACGCTATGCTGACGTCTTGCTGATGCTGGCAGAGGCTGAGAACGAAGTAAACAAACAACCCACAGACTTGGCTTATACAGCCCTAAATCTTGTACGCAAACGTGCAGGCATCCCCGAAGTGAAAAACCTCTCTTATGATCAGTTCCAACAGGAGGTGCGCGATGAACGTGCACGCGAACTCTGTTTTGAGTCTATCCGCAAGTTCGATTTGGTGCGCTGGGGCATATACACTGACAGAATGCAGAACGTATTAGGAGCAGCAGCGGCCGACAAACGCTGGAACTCACAGTCTCAAAGTGATGTCAAAGCAGATAAGACCGGTGGTAAATACAACTTTGCCGGTACTGTTGCGGCCAAAACAGAAGAAAAACATCAGTTCTATCCTATCCCCAATAAGGAACTGTCTGTAAACACCAAACTGGAACAAAACAAATGGTGGAAATAA
- a CDS encoding SusC/RagA family TonB-linked outer membrane protein — protein sequence MKKKLIFLRALSTVLLFVFFVTQTNAQALTVTGTVNDNFGPVIGASVFVKGTNNGCITDLDGNFTLSNVPSKAVLVVSFIGYQTQEIPVNNQKKFTVNLTEDAQQLQEVVVVAVGYGDVRRKDLTGSIAKADIKELTKTPVNNVAESLGGRIAGVQVSSTDGGLGDNFNIVIRGAGSLTQSTAPLYVIDGFPQETSNMGSLNPNDIESIDVLKDASATAIYGSRGANGVVIITTKKGKAGKPTISYNGSFTVGLVNNTPEMMNGYEFVKLQQEIMGTEDFTNMYLKDGLTLEDYRNFKSYDWQKEIYRTALSHNHHVLLNGNAGDLKYSTSVSYNNQQGVIINSDLSRYQARVNLSQQFNKRLKVDANANFASTVQNGPNPSTNTSSMSTAFMYSVWAYRPVSPSGADLMEEIYDTDIDMAEDYRFNPVLSAKNEYRKNTTNTLQANLSAEYEIIKNLKFKVSAGYSSRDLKKEEFNGPNTRTGNSHPSNTQSKGINAKLYQYEFRSYLNENTLTYQFNKNRHSMNALAGLSLQKNSDYAHSVATEHISNESFGMAGLDKGTNQTIESNQGENKMMSYFGRINYNFDSRYYITASMRADGSSKFPKNNRWGYFPSGSVAWAFGREAFISENASWLSNGKLRISYGQTGNNRVGDFDYMAKLITSDDVYKYPWNSSFTPGFHISNKANSQLKWETTEQFDFGLDLGFLNGRINLTADYYIKTTKDLLLQADVPGSSGFTSATLNVGKLENKGLEVTLETINMKNKKFSWTSNFNIAFNSNKITALTEGKGEITSYVSWDNKYKTMPAYVSRIGESAGKMYGFIYEGTYKESDFNVTTGANGKTVYTLKEGIPAYVKDCQPGDPKYKDMPTIDTNGDGIPDTGDGVITDDDRTTIGDGLPKCTGGFTNSFTYKNWDLSIFLQWSLGNDILNANRMVFENPAKKKNTNMFASYAGRWTPENSGSDMPRANALGSNEYSSLYVEDGSFLKLKTISLGYNFSAAMLKKAHISSARVFVSAENIATITGYSGSDPEVSTRNSVLTPGFDWSAYPRSFNASIGVNLTF from the coding sequence ATGAAAAAGAAGCTGATCTTTTTGAGGGCATTAAGTACAGTATTGCTTTTTGTCTTTTTCGTAACACAAACCAATGCACAGGCATTGACCGTTACAGGTACTGTAAATGATAACTTCGGTCCTGTCATCGGCGCATCTGTCTTTGTAAAAGGAACCAACAACGGTTGTATAACCGACCTTGATGGCAACTTCACCCTATCCAATGTACCTTCCAAAGCGGTATTGGTAGTTTCATTTATCGGCTATCAGACACAGGAAATCCCCGTAAACAACCAAAAGAAATTCACTGTCAATTTAACAGAAGACGCCCAACAACTGCAAGAAGTCGTTGTCGTTGCTGTGGGATATGGCGATGTCCGCCGCAAGGACCTGACAGGTTCCATCGCCAAAGCAGACATCAAAGAATTGACTAAAACCCCTGTCAACAACGTCGCCGAATCCTTAGGCGGACGTATTGCCGGTGTACAGGTTTCATCGACAGACGGCGGTCTGGGGGATAACTTCAATATTGTTATCCGCGGTGCCGGTTCATTGACCCAAAGTACGGCTCCTTTATACGTCATTGACGGTTTTCCACAGGAAACATCCAACATGGGCTCTTTGAACCCCAACGACATTGAATCGATTGATGTTTTAAAGGACGCTTCAGCTACTGCCATTTACGGTTCGCGCGGTGCCAATGGTGTGGTCATCATCACAACGAAGAAGGGAAAAGCAGGCAAACCGACTATCTCCTACAATGGAAGTTTCACAGTAGGTTTGGTAAACAATACCCCCGAAATGATGAATGGATATGAATTCGTCAAGCTCCAACAAGAAATCATGGGTACAGAAGATTTCACCAACATGTATCTGAAAGACGGGCTTACATTGGAAGATTACCGTAATTTCAAATCCTACGATTGGCAGAAAGAAATCTATCGTACCGCTTTAAGCCACAACCACCACGTACTCCTGAATGGCAATGCTGGAGATTTGAAATATTCCACATCAGTCTCTTACAACAACCAGCAGGGTGTTATTATCAATTCAGACCTGAGCAGATACCAGGCACGTGTCAATTTGAGCCAACAATTCAATAAAAGATTGAAGGTAGACGCTAACGCAAACTTTGCCAGCACAGTGCAAAACGGTCCCAATCCTTCTACCAATACTTCATCCATGTCTACAGCCTTCATGTACAGTGTATGGGCATATCGTCCCGTATCACCCTCAGGAGCCGATTTAATGGAGGAGATCTATGACACAGACATTGATATGGCGGAGGATTATCGTTTTAATCCCGTATTATCAGCAAAAAATGAATACCGGAAAAATACCACTAATACATTGCAGGCAAACCTCAGTGCAGAGTATGAAATCATTAAAAACTTAAAGTTCAAGGTTTCGGCAGGCTATTCAAGCCGCGACCTCAAGAAAGAAGAATTCAACGGTCCCAATACCCGTACGGGAAACTCCCATCCCTCCAATACGCAAAGTAAAGGCATCAATGCCAAATTGTACCAGTATGAATTCAGAAGCTATCTAAACGAGAACACCTTGACCTATCAGTTCAATAAGAACCGTCACAGCATGAACGCATTGGCAGGTTTGAGTTTACAAAAGAACAGTGACTACGCCCATTCTGTGGCAACCGAACACATCAGTAATGAATCTTTTGGAATGGCAGGCCTGGACAAAGGAACTAACCAGACAATCGAAAGCAATCAGGGAGAAAACAAGATGATGTCCTATTTTGGCCGTATCAATTACAATTTTGACTCAAGATACTACATCACTGCTTCCATGCGTGCTGACGGTTCTTCCAAATTCCCGAAAAACAACCGTTGGGGATATTTCCCTTCCGGATCCGTAGCATGGGCGTTTGGTCGTGAAGCCTTTATTTCGGAAAACGCCTCTTGGCTATCCAACGGAAAATTACGTATCAGCTACGGCCAGACCGGTAATAATCGTGTAGGCGACTTTGATTATATGGCTAAACTGATAACCAGCGATGATGTCTACAAATATCCATGGAACAGTTCCTTTACCCCTGGTTTCCATATTTCCAATAAGGCCAACTCACAACTCAAATGGGAAACAACCGAACAGTTCGACTTCGGTTTGGATTTAGGCTTCCTCAACGGACGCATCAATCTGACTGCCGATTATTATATAAAGACAACCAAAGACTTGCTCCTTCAGGCCGACGTTCCGGGAAGCTCCGGGTTCACAAGCGCGACACTCAACGTAGGAAAACTCGAAAATAAAGGTCTTGAAGTTACTTTAGAAACCATTAATATGAAGAACAAGAAATTCTCTTGGACTTCCAACTTCAATATAGCATTCAACTCCAATAAGATCACCGCACTGACAGAAGGCAAAGGCGAAATTACCAGCTATGTGAGTTGGGATAACAAATATAAAACCATGCCCGCATATGTCAGCCGTATAGGAGAATCGGCAGGCAAAATGTATGGTTTCATCTATGAAGGTACGTATAAAGAATCCGACTTCAATGTTACCACAGGAGCAAACGGAAAGACAGTATACACCCTTAAAGAAGGAATCCCGGCTTATGTGAAGGACTGCCAGCCCGGCGATCCTAAATACAAAGACATGCCGACCATAGATACCAATGGTGACGGTATTCCCGACACAGGCGACGGTGTTATTACAGATGACGACCGTACAACCATCGGTGACGGCCTTCCCAAATGTACAGGCGGTTTCACAAACAGTTTTACGTATAAGAATTGGGACCTCAGCATCTTTTTGCAATGGAGCTTAGGAAACGATATCTTGAATGCCAACCGTATGGTTTTCGAGAACCCTGCCAAAAAGAAGAACACCAACATGTTTGCATCTTATGCCGGACGTTGGACTCCTGAAAACTCCGGCAGCGACATGCCGCGTGCAAACGCCCTCGGTTCCAATGAATACAGTTCCCTTTATGTGGAAGACGGTTCATTCCTAAAACTGAAAACAATCTCCTTAGGTTATAATTTCTCCGCAGCCATGTTGAAGAAAGCGCATATCAGTTCTGCCAGAGTATTCGTTTCTGCAGAAAACATTGCGACTATTACAGGATATTCAGGTTCCGACCCGGAAGTTTCTACACGTAACTCCGTTTTGACCCCGGGCTTTGACTGGTCGGCATACCCTCGTTCATTCAACGCTTCTATCGGAGTAAACCTTACTTTCTAA
- a CDS encoding tRNA-dihydrouridine synthase family protein: protein MNNNLLPIHFAPLQGYTDAVYRLAHARIFGGIDTYYSPFVRVEHGEIRRKDARDISSKNNREGIHLIPQLIASQPDKLEQIITLFIENNYQEADINLGCPFPMLAKRHNGAGMLPYPDEVKDLLTAAIEKYPQIHFSVKLRLGWENAEECLALLPLFNALPLTHIILHPRLGKQQYKGEVDLSGFEAFYNGCEKPLLYNGDLHTVEDIQTITERFPKLAGVVIGRGLLANPALAWEYRQGKKLSPDEIIEKVGQLHAEVYSTYEELLQGGETQLLMKMKSFWEYLMPDGNRKAKKAIHKTSKLANYRIAVNNLLSSYK, encoded by the coding sequence ATGAACAATAATTTATTACCTATACATTTCGCTCCGCTCCAAGGCTATACAGACGCGGTATATAGGCTGGCACACGCCCGTATATTCGGTGGCATCGACACTTACTATTCCCCTTTTGTACGTGTGGAACATGGTGAGATCCGTCGTAAAGACGCACGCGATATAAGTTCGAAGAATAACCGGGAAGGAATACACCTGATTCCCCAGCTGATTGCATCACAGCCCGACAAGCTGGAACAGATAATCACTCTTTTCATCGAGAACAATTATCAGGAAGCAGATATCAACTTGGGATGCCCTTTCCCAATGTTGGCCAAACGTCACAATGGCGCCGGAATGTTGCCGTATCCGGACGAGGTAAAAGATCTGCTGACCGCCGCAATAGAAAAATACCCTCAAATCCATTTCTCCGTCAAACTCCGGCTGGGTTGGGAAAATGCAGAAGAATGCCTCGCACTGCTGCCATTGTTCAATGCCCTTCCTTTGACACATATCATCCTACATCCGCGTTTAGGGAAACAACAATACAAGGGAGAGGTGGATTTAAGTGGATTTGAGGCTTTTTATAACGGGTGCGAAAAGCCTTTATTATACAATGGAGACCTGCATACAGTGGAAGATATACAAACGATTACAGAACGCTTTCCAAAATTGGCAGGAGTAGTCATAGGACGTGGCCTGCTCGCCAATCCTGCCCTGGCATGGGAATACCGACAAGGGAAAAAGCTCTCTCCCGATGAGATAATTGAGAAAGTAGGACAGTTGCATGCAGAAGTTTACAGCACCTATGAAGAGTTACTGCAAGGCGGAGAAACACAGTTGCTAATGAAAATGAAAAGTTTTTGGGAGTACCTGATGCCCGACGGAAACCGTAAAGCAAAAAAAGCCATACACAAAACCAGTAAATTAGCCAATTACCGGATAGCAGTAAATAATTTACTTTCTTCATATAAATGA
- a CDS encoding sulfatase-like hydrolase/transferase, with translation MKHLSNLLPYLPSAILLAGCGNHSKQTAPSSQLQKPNVIYLISDDLGIGDLSCYGATKVSTPNIDRLAGQGMQFTNAYATSSTSTPSRFGLLTGMYPWRQENTGIAPGNSELIIDTACVTMADMFKEEGYCTGAVGKWHLGLGPKGGTDFNHEIKPNTQDIGFDYEFIIPATVDRVPCVFVENAHVVGLDPKDPITVNYNHKVGDWPTGLENPESVKMKPSQGHNNTIINGIPRIGWMTGGKSALWVDEDIADIITGKAKDFIISHKNEPFFLYMGTQDVHVPRVPHPRFAGKSGLGPRGDVILQLDWTVGEIMRTLDSLNIADNTIFVFCSDNGPVIDDGYQDQALELLNGHTPMKHYRGGKYSSFDAGTRIPFIVRWPNGIKPGKQQALFSMIDVYASFAALLDHQLPTGVAPDSRDQLDSFLGTDTAGCNYIVQQNLNNTLSIIQHNWKYIEPSNKPALEYWTKIEMGNNPEPQLYNLSIDPSEKNNVAKDHPDKVKTLSALLEEVKSAKNQQYRQTQNF, from the coding sequence ATGAAACATTTATCTAACCTCCTACCATATCTCCCAAGCGCAATCCTCTTGGCGGGATGTGGCAATCATTCCAAACAGACAGCTCCAAGCAGCCAATTGCAAAAGCCAAATGTCATCTATCTTATTTCGGATGATCTGGGCATTGGCGACCTTAGCTGCTATGGCGCCACAAAAGTAAGCACTCCGAATATCGACCGCCTTGCCGGTCAAGGTATGCAGTTTACCAACGCTTATGCCACTTCCTCCACAAGCACTCCCTCCCGTTTCGGCCTGTTGACAGGTATGTACCCCTGGAGACAAGAAAATACCGGCATCGCTCCGGGTAACTCCGAACTGATCATCGACACAGCCTGCGTTACAATGGCTGATATGTTCAAAGAAGAAGGCTATTGCACAGGAGCTGTTGGCAAATGGCACCTGGGATTGGGGCCTAAGGGCGGAACGGACTTCAACCATGAAATCAAGCCGAATACGCAAGACATCGGTTTCGACTACGAATTTATAATTCCTGCTACTGTGGACCGCGTACCCTGTGTTTTCGTAGAAAACGCCCATGTTGTAGGACTCGATCCCAAAGATCCTATCACCGTCAATTATAATCACAAAGTAGGCGACTGGCCCACCGGGCTTGAAAATCCAGAATCAGTAAAAATGAAGCCCAGTCAGGGACACAATAATACCATTATTAACGGTATTCCCCGCATTGGCTGGATGACCGGCGGCAAATCGGCCCTCTGGGTAGATGAGGACATTGCAGACATTATTACCGGCAAAGCTAAAGATTTCATCATTTCACATAAGAATGAACCTTTCTTCCTGTATATGGGCACACAAGACGTACATGTTCCCCGCGTTCCTCACCCACGCTTTGCAGGGAAAAGCGGTTTAGGACCGCGCGGTGACGTCATTCTGCAATTGGACTGGACAGTTGGTGAAATTATGCGTACCCTCGACAGCTTGAACATTGCCGACAATACAATCTTCGTATTTTGCAGCGACAACGGGCCTGTCATTGACGACGGTTATCAGGACCAAGCTCTCGAATTGCTGAACGGACACACGCCCATGAAACATTATCGTGGCGGCAAGTACAGCTCGTTCGATGCCGGCACCCGTATTCCATTCATTGTCCGCTGGCCCAATGGGATCAAACCGGGCAAACAACAGGCCCTATTCTCCATGATTGATGTATATGCTTCATTCGCAGCCCTGCTGGATCATCAGCTTCCCACAGGTGTCGCCCCCGACAGCCGCGACCAGCTTGATAGCTTCCTCGGTACGGATACCGCCGGGTGCAACTACATAGTGCAACAAAACCTGAACAATACCCTATCCATCATCCAGCATAACTGGAAGTATATCGAGCCAAGCAACAAACCGGCCTTGGAATACTGGACAAAAATAGAAATGGGAAACAATCCCGAACCCCAACTTTATAACCTGTCCATTGATCCTTCCGAGAAAAACAACGTGGCTAAGGACCATCCGGATAAAGTAAAAACACTCTCCGCCCTATTGGAAGAAGTGAAAAGCGCAAAGAACCAACAATATCGACAGACACAAAACTTCTAA